One window from the genome of Acidihalobacter ferrooxydans encodes:
- a CDS encoding ABC transporter ATP-binding protein: MIRLSGIGKTYRNTRQRALDGIDLNIAAGALFGLLGPNGAGKTTLLHILTGILAADSGDVRIGDRPLATRDPSDIALVPQELAFYPTLSVRANLDFYAAATRVPRAERTSRIAWAAATTKLQQHMDQPAEHLSGGLKRRLNLAIGLLGKPRVLVLDEPTVGIDPQSRNFILDTLRQLNAAGMTLIYASHYMEEVEQLCRQVAIIDHGRILCAGEIGELLSGTANNSLHADLDPAPDSALRQRIETACAAHFVDAQRLWIDTQHPGDALRMLEHTLTGSRVRLRCARYGCATLEALFLHLTRRELRD, from the coding sequence ATGATCCGTCTCTCCGGCATCGGCAAGACCTACCGCAACACGCGGCAACGGGCGCTTGACGGCATCGACCTGAATATTGCCGCCGGCGCGCTGTTCGGCTTGCTCGGCCCGAACGGCGCCGGCAAGACCACGCTGCTGCACATCCTCACCGGCATCCTTGCCGCGGACAGCGGCGACGTACGCATCGGCGACCGCCCGCTCGCGACACGCGACCCGAGCGATATCGCCCTGGTGCCTCAGGAACTGGCCTTTTATCCGACGCTAAGCGTGCGCGCGAACCTGGATTTCTACGCCGCCGCAACGCGCGTACCGCGTGCCGAACGCACGTCGCGCATCGCCTGGGCCGCCGCCACCACCAAGCTCCAGCAGCACATGGACCAGCCGGCAGAACACCTCTCCGGCGGGCTCAAGCGGCGCCTCAACCTGGCCATCGGTCTGCTCGGCAAGCCGCGCGTACTGGTGCTCGACGAGCCCACCGTCGGCATCGACCCCCAATCGCGCAACTTCATCCTCGACACCCTGCGCCAACTCAACGCCGCAGGCATGACGCTGATCTACGCTTCGCACTACATGGAAGAAGTCGAGCAACTCTGCCGCCAAGTCGCCATCATCGACCACGGCCGTATTCTCTGCGCCGGAGAGATTGGCGAACTGCTCAGCGGCACAGCCAACAACAGCCTGCACGCCGACCTCGACCCGGCACCGGACAGCGCTTTGCGTCAGCGGATCGAAACCGCCTGCGCCGCGCACTTCGTCGACGCACAACGTTTGTGGATCGACACACAGCATCCAGGCGACGCACTGCGCATGCTGGAGCACACGCTGACCGGCAGCCGCGTGCGCCTGCGCTGTGCGCGTTACGGCTGCGCCACGCTCGAAGCATTGTTCCTGCACCTGACCCGCCGCGAACTGAGGGACTGA
- a CDS encoding beta-ketoacyl synthase N-terminal-like domain-containing protein yields MNDATSILGTGLHCALGDDLDTAAAALLAGHQPLVTLELDALHSPLRLPYLPIVGVELPPRERLYHLLDSAVAAALDTADLSPAARARTGIFLASSSMDISVSEARYRHALTNEASANPLPLAGYGNLAARLAARHGLKGPTYTFNTACSSAANALLYAQRLIGAGTLDHALVIGSEVHNGLSCYGFHSLMLYAEKTTRPFDLHRQGLVLGEAVAAAVLGRDSDHGPLDGLRLRGGATACDTTSTTYTTPEHIAATVHAALADAGATHDAVRGIKAHGTGTPSNDQAEALGLRRVFGRTLPPLTSIKPQLGHTLGACGLIETVLFMRTLADRRMPATVGFNTPDPELGAQPLTTPAPAPHGLYLLNYFGFGGNNSVLVVERAA; encoded by the coding sequence GTGAATGACGCCACATCCATTCTCGGCACCGGTCTGCACTGCGCCCTGGGCGATGACCTCGACACCGCTGCCGCGGCGCTGCTGGCCGGCCATCAACCGCTCGTCACGCTGGAACTCGATGCGCTGCACTCACCCCTGCGTCTGCCCTATCTGCCGATTGTCGGCGTCGAACTGCCGCCCCGCGAACGCCTTTATCACCTGCTCGACAGCGCGGTTGCCGCGGCACTCGACACCGCCGACCTGTCACCGGCCGCACGCGCCCGCACGGGCATTTTTCTCGCCAGCAGTTCGATGGACATCAGCGTTTCCGAAGCGCGTTATCGGCATGCGCTCACCAACGAGGCGAGCGCCAATCCCCTGCCGCTAGCCGGCTACGGCAATCTTGCTGCCCGTCTCGCCGCACGCCACGGTCTGAAGGGACCGACCTACACATTCAATACCGCCTGCTCGTCGGCTGCCAACGCGCTGCTCTACGCGCAGCGCCTGATCGGTGCCGGCACGCTCGATCACGCGCTGGTCATCGGCAGCGAAGTCCACAACGGCCTGTCCTGCTACGGCTTCCATTCCCTGATGCTGTACGCTGAAAAAACCACACGTCCTTTCGACCTGCACCGACAAGGACTGGTGCTCGGCGAAGCCGTCGCCGCCGCCGTCCTCGGCCGCGACAGCGATCATGGCCCACTGGACGGGCTGCGCCTGCGCGGCGGCGCCACTGCCTGCGATACCACCAGCACCACCTACACCACGCCAGAACACATTGCCGCCACGGTGCACGCAGCACTGGCCGATGCCGGCGCCACGCACGACGCGGTACGCGGCATCAAGGCGCACGGCACCGGCACACCGAGCAACGACCAGGCCGAGGCGCTCGGTCTGCGCCGCGTGTTCGGCCGCACCCTGCCGCCATTGACCTCAATCAAACCTCAACTCGGCCACACGCTGGGCGCCTGCGGCCTGATCGAAACCGTGCTGTTCATGCGCACCCTCGCTGACCGGCGCATGCCCGCCACGGTCGGCTTCAACACGCCCGATCCAGAACTCGGCGCGCAGCCGCTGACCACACCCGCACCCGCACCGCACGGCCTGTATCTGCTGAACTATTTCGGCTTCGGGGGCAACAACAGCGTGCTTGTCGTGGAGCGCGCGGCATGA
- a CDS encoding phosphopantetheine-binding protein: MTIDRDTLKLELKRLIVDECDRDIEPSALPDDAPLFGPESALDLDSLDGLQISMALQKRYGIRIADPKQLRRILTSIDALAAYLEAQ, encoded by the coding sequence ATGACAATCGACCGCGACACTCTCAAACTCGAACTCAAACGCCTGATCGTCGACGAGTGCGACCGCGATATCGAACCCTCGGCACTGCCCGACGACGCGCCCTTGTTCGGTCCTGAATCAGCGCTCGACCTCGACTCTCTCGACGGCCTGCAGATCTCCATGGCGCTGCAAAAACGCTACGGCATCCGCATCGCGGATCCCAAGCAACTGCGCCGCATCCTGACCTCGATCGACGCCCTGGCCGCCTACCTCGAAGCGCAGTGA
- a CDS encoding ABC transporter permease: protein MDTLLALVLKELRVLGRDRHGLLVLFLMPAIFICIMSLVLRAPIAEHNDTLQSVLVIDHDGGPLAKTLLAQMRAVGKLRPTLLTGADAAAELQRRLRAGTPQFGLLIPADFGRRVESSIGDVHAKPDTAGLVTLYYAPTALPQARALFRVSVTALLASLEGRQLVARLLGGPPGTSGGMLHIPVTEVVAGHGVEARMPNAVQQSVPAWLVFAMFFVVIPLSTALIVERQQGSLLRLRSLGIPALTVMLARVPPYYLINLGQMLAMLAVGVWVVPLLGGNTLNLGHAPFGLFLIGSATSFAAIGFALLIAAIARTSIQATTFGGVANLALGAIGGVMVPTAVMTPFMQQVAGFSPMAWALNGFLDIILRDESWTAVLPDAGKLTLFGLICLLLAAASMRRADR from the coding sequence ATGGACACGCTGCTTGCTCTCGTCCTCAAGGAACTGCGCGTACTCGGCCGCGACCGCCACGGCCTGCTGGTGCTGTTCCTGATGCCGGCGATTTTCATCTGCATCATGTCGCTGGTGCTGCGCGCGCCCATCGCCGAGCACAACGACACGCTGCAAAGCGTGCTGGTGATCGACCACGACGGCGGACCGCTGGCCAAAACCCTGCTCGCGCAGATGCGCGCCGTCGGCAAACTGCGCCCGACGCTGCTCACCGGCGCCGACGCCGCTGCCGAACTACAGCGCCGCCTGCGTGCCGGGACCCCGCAGTTCGGCCTGCTCATTCCCGCTGATTTCGGCCGCCGCGTGGAATCCAGCATTGGCGATGTCCACGCCAAACCGGACACCGCCGGCCTGGTCACGCTGTACTACGCTCCCACCGCGCTGCCGCAGGCGCGCGCGCTGTTCCGCGTCAGCGTCACCGCGCTGCTCGCCTCACTGGAAGGTCGGCAACTGGTCGCTCGACTGCTCGGTGGCCCGCCCGGCACAAGTGGCGGCATGCTGCACATTCCCGTGACTGAAGTTGTCGCCGGCCACGGCGTCGAGGCGCGCATGCCCAACGCCGTGCAACAGAGCGTACCGGCCTGGCTGGTGTTCGCCATGTTCTTCGTGGTCATCCCGCTGTCCACTGCGCTGATCGTCGAACGCCAGCAGGGCAGCCTGCTGCGCCTGCGCTCGCTGGGTATCCCCGCGCTGACCGTGATGCTCGCACGGGTGCCGCCGTATTACCTGATCAATCTCGGCCAGATGCTCGCAATGCTCGCGGTCGGCGTATGGGTGGTGCCGCTGCTCGGCGGCAACACTCTCAATCTTGGCCATGCGCCGTTCGGCCTGTTCCTGATTGGCTCGGCCACCAGCTTCGCCGCCATCGGTTTCGCCCTGCTGATCGCCGCCATCGCCCGCACCAGCATCCAGGCCACTACTTTCGGCGGCGTCGCCAACCTTGCCCTCGGCGCCATCGGCGGCGTGATGGTACCCACGGCCGTGATGACACCGTTCATGCAGCAGGTCGCCGGCTTCTCGCCGATGGCCTGGGCGTTGAACGGTTTCCTCGACATTATCCTGCGCGACGAAAGCTGGACAGCCGTGCTGCCCGATGCCGGCAAACTCACGCTGTTCGGCCTGATCTGTCTGCTCCTCGCCGCCGCCTCGATGCGCCGTGCCGATCGCTAG
- a CDS encoding BtrH N-terminal domain-containing protein, producing MQVEGYQHRHAGHCESGVMSALLSHQGLELSEPLAFGLSSALVFAHFPFVRVGGVPLTSYRMPPGHIIKGLERSLGVRITRRRYRDPARGMRELDELLDAGRPVGLQTSVYWLPYFPPDMRFHFNAHNLIIFGREGDDYLVSDPVVEHPQRIARADLEKARFVRGPFAPRGLIYFPTDVPQSVDLTHAVPRAIRRTLNINTRLPLPVVGLPAIRRMAKTLREMPRRHPDPRYQRLYVGSIVRMQEEIGTGGGGFRFIQGAFLQQAGHALGDERLHAAAEAMIAAGDQWRQFALRGARLVKAKQPTAQGFAELADELLACAEVERKAFEALRSTL from the coding sequence ATGCAGGTCGAAGGTTACCAGCACCGCCACGCCGGCCACTGCGAAAGCGGCGTCATGTCTGCGCTGCTGAGCCACCAAGGGCTTGAGCTCAGCGAACCGTTGGCTTTCGGTTTGTCTTCTGCCTTGGTATTCGCGCATTTTCCGTTCGTCCGCGTGGGTGGCGTGCCGCTGACTTCGTACCGCATGCCACCCGGCCACATCATCAAAGGTCTGGAGCGCAGCCTGGGCGTACGCATTACCCGCCGCCGCTATCGTGATCCCGCGCGCGGCATGCGCGAACTCGACGAACTGCTCGATGCGGGGCGGCCCGTGGGCTTACAGACTTCGGTGTACTGGCTGCCCTATTTCCCGCCGGACATGCGGTTTCACTTTAACGCGCATAACCTCATCATCTTCGGCCGCGAGGGCGACGACTATCTGGTCAGCGATCCGGTGGTCGAACATCCGCAACGCATCGCGCGAGCCGACCTGGAGAAGGCGCGGTTTGTGCGCGGTCCGTTCGCCCCGCGCGGCCTGATTTATTTCCCGACCGACGTGCCGCAGTCGGTCGATCTGACGCATGCGGTACCCAGGGCGATCCGCCGCACGCTGAATATCAATACTCGCCTGCCCCTGCCAGTGGTCGGTTTGCCGGCGATCCGCCGCATGGCGAAAACCCTGCGCGAGATGCCGCGCCGCCATCCCGACCCGCGCTACCAACGCCTGTACGTGGGCAGTATCGTTCGCATGCAGGAGGAAATCGGCACCGGTGGTGGGGGGTTTCGCTTCATCCAGGGCGCATTTTTGCAGCAAGCCGGGCATGCCTTGGGCGACGAACGTTTGCATGCTGCGGCCGAGGCTATGATCGCGGCCGGCGATCAGTGGCGGCAGTTCGCGTTGAGAGGGGCGCGGCTCGTCAAGGCGAAGCAGCCGACGGCGCAGGGATTTGCGGAGCTGGCCGACGAGTTGCTTGCCTGTGCCGAGGTCGAGCGCAAGGCATTCGAGGCCTTGCGCTCGACGCTATAA
- a CDS encoding glycosyltransferase family 2 protein has protein sequence MSERAPALQSGRVDGVSKRPGVCAVIPAYNEAATIREVIIGVRAHLDCVIVVDDGSQDGTAAALADLDGVTLLRHERNAGKAQTLLTGFAHALAQGAGAVVTLDGDGQHRPEDLPRLLALHARRPGALLIAARTRRRELSPGIRRMANLIADFWISWAAGRLIHDSQSGFRVYPARFLDPLPAAPPRRDGFTFETALLIRAAHCNVPFLYLDIDTRYFAGQRPSHYRHYDTWRIVVYVAGQLLRRGMNPLGLPVALSRLWRRRPHTVDARDLPTASS, from the coding sequence CCCCAGCGCTGCAATCGGGTCGCGTGGACGGCGTGTCGAAGCGTCCGGGCGTCTGCGCCGTCATCCCGGCCTACAACGAAGCAGCCACTATCCGCGAAGTGATCATCGGTGTGCGTGCGCATCTCGACTGCGTGATCGTGGTCGACGACGGCTCGCAAGACGGCACCGCCGCCGCACTTGCGGACCTGGACGGCGTCACCCTTCTGCGTCACGAACGCAACGCCGGCAAAGCCCAGACCCTGCTCACCGGCTTCGCGCACGCACTCGCTCAGGGCGCCGGCGCAGTGGTCACACTCGACGGCGACGGTCAGCACCGCCCCGAAGATCTCCCCCGCCTGCTGGCACTGCACGCCCGCCGCCCCGGCGCACTGCTGATCGCCGCACGCACGCGCCGCCGCGAACTTTCGCCCGGCATCCGCCGCATGGCCAACCTGATCGCCGACTTCTGGATCAGCTGGGCCGCCGGCCGCCTGATCCACGACTCGCAAAGCGGCTTTCGTGTCTACCCGGCACGCTTTCTCGACCCGCTGCCGGCCGCTCCACCGCGACGCGACGGCTTCACCTTCGAGACTGCCCTGCTGATCCGCGCCGCGCACTGCAACGTACCATTCCTCTATCTGGACATTGATACCCGCTACTTCGCCGGCCAGCGCCCCAGTCACTACCGCCATTACGACACATGGCGCATCGTGGTCTACGTCGCCGGGCAACTGCTGCGCCGCGGCATGAACCCGCTCGGCCTGCCGGTCGCGCTCAGCCGCCTGTGGCGCCGTCGCCCGCACACGGTCGACGCGCGCGATCTGCCCACCGCCTCCTCATGA